The Epinephelus lanceolatus isolate andai-2023 chromosome 11, ASM4190304v1, whole genome shotgun sequence genome window below encodes:
- the trpc6a gene encoding short transient receptor potential channel 6a isoform X1, translated as MNHSRPAGYTDSPRARSRDNLLMYDDFGEENCCSGRWLTHSSSERQLMAPLSAVKRRQALRGPAYMFSAPSVSLSDVEQRFLEAAEYGNIPEVRRMLLQVPNLNVNAVDYMGQNALQLAVANEHLEVTELLLGRPDLSRVGDALLLAISKGYVRITEALLCHPAFRDANRLTASPVQADMLDDFYAYDEDGTRFSHDVTPVILAAHCQEYEIVHTLLSKGARIDPPHDYFCGCDSCNYQQQFDSFSHSRSRINAYRGLASPAYLSLSNEDPVLAALELSNELAMLANIEKEFKNDYCCLSSQCKDYVVGLLDLCRSTEEVEAILSGETNSEDSYDLPGRPSLTRLKLAIKYELKKFVAHPNCQQQLLSIWYENLPGLRQQTTAIKMLVVLAVAISLPGLAVAYWIAPCSRVGKVMRSPFMKFVAHASSFTIFLGLLILNAADRFAGTTLLPNMTHHHLQGFSSDPLLLYRMTTTPFTWMETLIIAWVMGMIWAEVKEIWSQGPGEYLVEPWNFLDFGMLAIFLASFSCRFSTLRHADLAQTYVHTHYTTLINVTLPPEIHYFTLARIYWLPSDPQLVSEGLYAVAVVLSFSRIAYILPANESFGPLQISLGRTVKDIFKFMVIFILVFLAFMIGMFNLYSYYLGAKQNDAFTTLEESFKTLFWAIFGLSEVRSVVINNGHKFIENIGYVLYGVYNVTMVIVLLNMLIAMINSSFQEIEDDADVEWKFARAKLWFSYFEEGRTLPVPFNLVPSPKSMLGLATAIKSLLLQYVAGHSEKKTETQLNQLGAGKGSGYGASTRSSRYQKIMKRLIKRYIIKAQADKESDEITEGELKEIKQDISSLRYELLEEKSQNMETLDGLLRRLGEIGTPS; from the exons ATGAACCACAGCCGACCTGCGGGTTACACCGACAGCCCCAGGGCTCGGAGTCGAGACAACCTGCTGATGTACGATGACTTTGGAGAGGAAAACTGTTGCTCCGGTCGATGGCTCAC CCACAGCAGCTCTGAGAGACAGCTCATGGCTCCTCTCAGTGCTGTGAAACGTCGCCAGGCCCTGCGTGGTCCAGCCTACATGTTCTCTGCTCCCTCAGTCAGCCTGTCAGACGTCGAGCAGCGTTTTCTGGAGGCGGCTGAATACGGCAACATACCAGAGGTGCGGCGCATGCTGCTCCAAGTGCCCAACTTGAACGTCAACGCTGTGGACTACATGGgccagaatgcactgcagctGGCTGTAGCCAACGAACATCTGGAGgtgacagagctgctgctggggAGGCCGGATTTGTCCAGAGTGGGTGACGCCCTCCTGTTAGCCATCA GTAAAGGTTATGTTCGCATCACAGAGGCCCTGTTGTGTCACCCAGCGTTCAGAGATGCCAATCGTCTGACAGCAAGCCCTGTTCAAGCAGACATGTTGGATGACTTCTATGCTTATGATGAGGATGGGACGAG GTTCTCTCATGACGTTACTCCAGTGATCCTTGCAGCGCACTGCCAGGAATACGAGATCGTTCACACCCTGCTCAGTAAAGGCGCTCGCATCGATCCCCCTCACGATTACTTCTGTGGCTGCGACTCCTGTAACTACCAGCAGCAGTTTGACTCCTTCAGCCACTCCCGATCACGGATCAATGCCTACAGAGGACTCGCCAGTCCTGCTTACCTCTCCCTGTCCAACGAAGACCCGGTGCTGGCAGCCCTGGAGCTCAGCAACGAGCTGGCCATGCTGGCTAATATTGAGAAAGAATTTAAG AACGACTACTGCTGTCTGTCGAGCCAGTGTAAAGACTATGTGGTGGGCCTTCTGGATCTGTGTCGCAGcacagaggaggtggaggcCATACTGAGCGGAGAAACGAACTCTGAAGACAGCTACGATCTACCAGGTCGCCCTTCCCTCACACGACTCAAATTAGCCATCAAATATGAACTCAAGAAG TTTGTGGCTCATCCTAACtgccagcagcagctgctgagtATCTGGTATGAGAATCTGCCCGGCCTGAGACAACAAACCACTGCTATCAAAATGCTGGTGGTGCTGGCAGTAGCTATAAGCCTGCCTGGACTGGCTGTGGCTTACTGGATTGCTCCGTGCAGCAGA GTTGGGAAAGTGATGCGAAGCCCCTTCATGAAGTTTGTGGCCCACGCTTCATCCTTCACAATTTTTCTGGGTCTACTGATCCTGAATGCTGCTGACCGCTTCGCAGGCACCACCCTGCTGCCAAACATGACCCACCATCATCTCCAAGGATTCAGCTCTGACCCGCTGCTGCTCTACCGCATGACCACGACACCCTTCACATGGATGGAGACCCTCATCATTGCATGGGTCATGG GTATGATCTGGGCTGAGGTGAAGGAGATCTGGAGTCAAGGGCCGGGGGAGTACCTGGTCGAACCGTGGAACTTCCTGGACTTTGGGATGCTGGCAATCTTCCTCGCCTCTTTCAGCTGCCGCTTCTCCACCCTGAGACACGCTGACTTAGCCCAGAcctatgtacacacacactacacaacactGATTAATGTCACACTGCCCCCAGAGATACACTACTTCACACTGG CACGCATCTACTGGTTGCCGTCAGATCCCCAGTTGGTATCGGAGGGCCTGTACGCTGTGGCAGTGGTGCTGAGTTTCTCTCGGATAGCTTACATCCTCCCAGCCAATGAGAGCTTCGGCCCACTGCAGATCTCTCTGGGGAGGACTGTCAAGGACATCTTCAAGTTCATGGTCATCTTCATCCTGGTCTTTCTGGCGTTCATGATCGGCATGTTCAACCTGTACTCTTATTACCTGGGGGCCAAGCAGAATGACGCCTTCACCAC CCTGGAGGAGAGCTTCAAGACGCTGTTCTGGGCCATATTTGGACTTTCCGAGGTCAGGTCCGTCGTGATCAATAACGGGCACAAATTCATTGAGAACATTGGCTACGTGCTGTATGGGGTCTACAACGTTACCATGGTGATAGTGCTGCTCAACATGCTCATCGCCATGATTAACAGCTCCTTCCAGGAGATTGAG GATGATGCTGATGTTGAGTGGAAGTTTGCTCGGGCCAAACTCTGGTTCTCTTACTTTGAGGAGGGAAGGACGCTCCCTGTACCCTTTAACCTGGTCCCCAGTCCAAAATCTATGCTGGGACTCGCGACGGCCATCAAGTCCCTGCTCCTGCAGTACGTGGCAGGACACAGTGAGAAGAAAACGGAGACACAGCTCAACCAG CTCGGAGCAGGCAAAGGTTCAGGATATGGTGCTTCTACAAGGTCATCCAGATATCAG AAAATCATGAAACGACTGATAAAGCGTTACATCATCAAAGCCCAAGCAGACAAGGAGAGTGACGAGATCACTGAAG GTGAGCTGAAAGAGATCAAGCAGGACATCTCCAGTCTGCGATACGAGCTGCTCGAGGAGAAATCACAGAACATGGAGACACTGGACGGACTGCTGAGGAGGCTGGGAGAGATCGGCACACCTTCATAG
- the trpc6a gene encoding short transient receptor potential channel 6a isoform X2: protein MNHSRPAGYTDSPRARSRDNLLMYDDFGEENCCSGRWLTHSSSERQLMAPLSAVKRRQALRGPAYMFSAPSVSLSDVEQRFLEAAEYGNIPEVRRMLLQVPNLNVNAVDYMGQNALQLAVANEHLEVTELLLGRPDLSRVGDALLLAISKGYVRITEALLCHPAFRDANRLTASPVQADMLDDFYAYDEDGTRFSHDVTPVILAAHCQEYEIVHTLLSKGARIDPPHDYFCGCDSCNYQQQFDSFSHSRSRINAYRGLASPAYLSLSNEDPVLAALELSNELAMLANIEKEFKNDYCCLSSQCKDYVVGLLDLCRSTEEVEAILSGETNSEDSYDLPGRPSLTRLKLAIKYELKKFVAHPNCQQQLLSIWYENLPGLRQQTTAIKMLVVLAVAISLPGLAVAYWIAPCSRVGKVMRSPFMKFVAHASSFTIFLGLLILNAADRFAGTTLLPNMTHHHLQGFSSDPLLLYRMTTTPFTWMETLIIAWVMGMIWAEVKEIWSQGPGEYLVEPWNFLDFGMLAIFLASFSCRFSTLRHADLAQTYVHTHYTTLINVTLPPEIHYFTLARIYWLPSDPQLVSEGLYAVAVVLSFSRIAYILPANESFGPLQISLGRTVKDIFKFMVIFILVFLAFMIGMFNLYSYYLGAKQNDAFTTLEESFKTLFWAIFGLSEVRSVVINNGHKFIENIGYVLYGVYNVTMVIVLLNMLIAMINSSFQEIEDDADVEWKFARAKLWFSYFEEGRTLPVPFNLVPSPKSMLGLATAIKSLLLQYVAGHSEKKTETQLNQFNLLARSRQRFRIWCFYKVIQISENHETTDKALHHQSPSRQGE from the exons ATGAACCACAGCCGACCTGCGGGTTACACCGACAGCCCCAGGGCTCGGAGTCGAGACAACCTGCTGATGTACGATGACTTTGGAGAGGAAAACTGTTGCTCCGGTCGATGGCTCAC CCACAGCAGCTCTGAGAGACAGCTCATGGCTCCTCTCAGTGCTGTGAAACGTCGCCAGGCCCTGCGTGGTCCAGCCTACATGTTCTCTGCTCCCTCAGTCAGCCTGTCAGACGTCGAGCAGCGTTTTCTGGAGGCGGCTGAATACGGCAACATACCAGAGGTGCGGCGCATGCTGCTCCAAGTGCCCAACTTGAACGTCAACGCTGTGGACTACATGGgccagaatgcactgcagctGGCTGTAGCCAACGAACATCTGGAGgtgacagagctgctgctggggAGGCCGGATTTGTCCAGAGTGGGTGACGCCCTCCTGTTAGCCATCA GTAAAGGTTATGTTCGCATCACAGAGGCCCTGTTGTGTCACCCAGCGTTCAGAGATGCCAATCGTCTGACAGCAAGCCCTGTTCAAGCAGACATGTTGGATGACTTCTATGCTTATGATGAGGATGGGACGAG GTTCTCTCATGACGTTACTCCAGTGATCCTTGCAGCGCACTGCCAGGAATACGAGATCGTTCACACCCTGCTCAGTAAAGGCGCTCGCATCGATCCCCCTCACGATTACTTCTGTGGCTGCGACTCCTGTAACTACCAGCAGCAGTTTGACTCCTTCAGCCACTCCCGATCACGGATCAATGCCTACAGAGGACTCGCCAGTCCTGCTTACCTCTCCCTGTCCAACGAAGACCCGGTGCTGGCAGCCCTGGAGCTCAGCAACGAGCTGGCCATGCTGGCTAATATTGAGAAAGAATTTAAG AACGACTACTGCTGTCTGTCGAGCCAGTGTAAAGACTATGTGGTGGGCCTTCTGGATCTGTGTCGCAGcacagaggaggtggaggcCATACTGAGCGGAGAAACGAACTCTGAAGACAGCTACGATCTACCAGGTCGCCCTTCCCTCACACGACTCAAATTAGCCATCAAATATGAACTCAAGAAG TTTGTGGCTCATCCTAACtgccagcagcagctgctgagtATCTGGTATGAGAATCTGCCCGGCCTGAGACAACAAACCACTGCTATCAAAATGCTGGTGGTGCTGGCAGTAGCTATAAGCCTGCCTGGACTGGCTGTGGCTTACTGGATTGCTCCGTGCAGCAGA GTTGGGAAAGTGATGCGAAGCCCCTTCATGAAGTTTGTGGCCCACGCTTCATCCTTCACAATTTTTCTGGGTCTACTGATCCTGAATGCTGCTGACCGCTTCGCAGGCACCACCCTGCTGCCAAACATGACCCACCATCATCTCCAAGGATTCAGCTCTGACCCGCTGCTGCTCTACCGCATGACCACGACACCCTTCACATGGATGGAGACCCTCATCATTGCATGGGTCATGG GTATGATCTGGGCTGAGGTGAAGGAGATCTGGAGTCAAGGGCCGGGGGAGTACCTGGTCGAACCGTGGAACTTCCTGGACTTTGGGATGCTGGCAATCTTCCTCGCCTCTTTCAGCTGCCGCTTCTCCACCCTGAGACACGCTGACTTAGCCCAGAcctatgtacacacacactacacaacactGATTAATGTCACACTGCCCCCAGAGATACACTACTTCACACTGG CACGCATCTACTGGTTGCCGTCAGATCCCCAGTTGGTATCGGAGGGCCTGTACGCTGTGGCAGTGGTGCTGAGTTTCTCTCGGATAGCTTACATCCTCCCAGCCAATGAGAGCTTCGGCCCACTGCAGATCTCTCTGGGGAGGACTGTCAAGGACATCTTCAAGTTCATGGTCATCTTCATCCTGGTCTTTCTGGCGTTCATGATCGGCATGTTCAACCTGTACTCTTATTACCTGGGGGCCAAGCAGAATGACGCCTTCACCAC CCTGGAGGAGAGCTTCAAGACGCTGTTCTGGGCCATATTTGGACTTTCCGAGGTCAGGTCCGTCGTGATCAATAACGGGCACAAATTCATTGAGAACATTGGCTACGTGCTGTATGGGGTCTACAACGTTACCATGGTGATAGTGCTGCTCAACATGCTCATCGCCATGATTAACAGCTCCTTCCAGGAGATTGAG GATGATGCTGATGTTGAGTGGAAGTTTGCTCGGGCCAAACTCTGGTTCTCTTACTTTGAGGAGGGAAGGACGCTCCCTGTACCCTTTAACCTGGTCCCCAGTCCAAAATCTATGCTGGGACTCGCGACGGCCATCAAGTCCCTGCTCCTGCAGTACGTGGCAGGACACAGTGAGAAGAAAACGGAGACACAGCTCAACCAG TTTAATCTTCTAGCTCGGAGCAGGCAAAGGTTCAGGATATGGTGCTTCTACAAGGTCATCCAGATATCAG AAAATCATGAAACGACTGATAAAGCGTTACATCATCAAAGCCCAAGCAGACAAGGAGAGTGA
- the angptl5 gene encoding angiopoietin-related protein 5, which translates to MMWTTTVLLLLVPHLLSSTDTGNSANFNESEIINEDFSDTPDKGEKLPRGVKGRDACSIPCDITVKLLRDEKHSICGQLQQSLLGFGRSTRKLIRDVMEEQQRALDILSSQVTELMTKVQTLSSEVQRSNAEMYSIKPVQSHGRDCSDIKENLLSVVPKIPSGIYIVHPENTDTSFEVFCEMDYMGGGWTVMQRRTDGLTDFKRSWADYVDGFGNLAGEHWLGLKKVYHIVNQKDTRFQLHIALVSHDDITSYASYDDFQLDTETMFFGIHLGRYAGSAGDAFRGYDQDQNQDTAPFSASDVDNDGCNPSCSINNRTVESCSAQYNHTGWWFNQCGLANLNGSPEDAEHNRGQRTHILWDTWRQNGVPHTIKSVTMKIRRIATNN; encoded by the exons ATGATGTGGACAACAACTGTCCTCCTGCTGCTTGTGCCTCATCTGCTCTCCTCCACA GACACAGGAAACAGTGCTAATTTTAATGAGTCAGAAATAATCAATGAGGACTTCTCCGACACTCCTGACAAAGGCGAGAAACTTCCcagaggggtcaaaggtcggGACGCATGCTCCATCCCGTGTGACATCACTGTCAAGCTGCTGCGAGATGAGAAACATTCAATCTGTG gccAGTTACAGCAGTCTCTGTTGGGATTTGGACGCAGCACCCGCAAGCTGATCAGGGATGTGATGGAGGAGCAACAGAGAGCCCTGGACATCCTCAGCAGTCAG GTCACAGAGCTGATGACCAAAGTGCAGACGCTCAGCTCTGAGGTTCAGAGAAGCAACGCTGAGATGTACTCCATCAAACCTGTGCAATCCCACG GACGAGACTGCAGCGACATCAAGGAGAATCTTCTGTCAGTCGTCCCCAAGATCCCCAGCGGCATTTACATCGTCCACCCAGAGAACACAGACACTTCATTTGAG GTTTTCTGTGAGATGGACTATATGGGAGGTGGATGGACGGTGATGCAGCGGCGGACTGACGGATTAACTGACTTCAAACGATCCTGGGCTGATTATGTTGATGGCTTTGGAAACCTTGCAG gagaacaCTGGTTGGGTCTGAAAAAGGTGTACCATATAGTAAACCAGAAAGATACTCGGTTCCAGCTCCACATCGCTCTGGTGTcccatgatgacatcacctcTTATGCATCATATGATGATTTCCAGCTGGACACTGAAACCATGTTCTTCGGGATACACCTGGGCAGATATGCAGGCAGCGCAG GTGATGCATTTCGTGGCTACGACCAGGATCAGAACCAGGACACGGCTCCATTCAGCGCCTCAGACGTGGACAATGACGGTTGTAATCCTTCCTGCTCCATCAACAACCGCACGGTGGAGAGCTGCAGCGCTCAGTACAATCACACAGGATGGTGGTTCAACCAGTGCGGCCTGGCAAACCTCAACGGCTCTCCTGAAGATGCAGAGCACAACAGGGGGCAGAGGACACACATCCTGTGGGACACCTGGAGACAGAACGGGGTCCCTCACACCATCAAGTCTGTCACGATGAAGATCAGGAGGATTGCAACCAATAactga